One window from the genome of Sebastes umbrosus isolate fSebUmb1 chromosome 12, fSebUmb1.pri, whole genome shotgun sequence encodes:
- the ephb3a gene encoding ephrin type-B receptor 3 gives MTMDYLLWVCSLIVPVVLAVEETLMDSRWATTELAWTTFPESGWEEVSGYDDSMSPIRTYQVCNVRQPNQNNWLRTDFIPRKGVLRVYVELKFSVRDCASIPNIPGSCKETFNLFYYESEGDTATDASPLWRENPYVKVDTIAPDESFSLLEAGRINTKVRSFGPLSRAGFYLAFQDLGACMSLISVRVFFKKCSTTIANFAVFPETATGAEATSLVIAPGACVTNAMEVSVPLKLYCNGDGEWMVPVGSCTCVAGFEPSADGTQCQACISGTFKSKFGEGSCAPCPSNSRTSARGANICPCQNGFYRADSDPPDSACTTIPSAPRNVISSVNETSLSLEWEEPEDTGGRSDLVYNVVCKKCLRDRSPCTRCDDNVDIAPRRLGLRQRKVVVRNLQAHTRYSFEVQAVNGVSGKNPASPRYSTVNITTNQAAPSAVPTVHLMRSTSDTLSLSWLPPEKPNGVILDYEIKYHERGQAMSHTVTAQHSSSKVEGLRAATPYVVQVRARTVAGYGRYSNPMDFSTSLHSDPQKSVQDQLPLIIGSASAGLVVIVALVVIAVVCLKKQRSGSELEYTEKLQQYISPGVKVYIDPFTYEDPNDAIHEFAKEIDISCVKIEEVIGAGEFGEVCRGRLKQPGRREMVVAIKTLKAGYTERQRRDFLAEASIMGQFDHPNVIRLEGVLTRSCPVLIITEFMENGALDSFLRLNDGRFTMTQLVGMLRGIAAGMKYLSDMNYVHRDLAARNILVNSNLVCKVSDFGLSRFLDDTSADPTYTSSLGGKIPIRWTAPEAIAFRKFTSASDVWSYGIVMWEVVSYGERPYWDMSNQDVMTAVEQDYRLPPPMDCPMVLHQLMLECWMKERNLRPKFSRIVSTLDKLLRNAASLKVVTSTYSGDLLRLGGTLPGHNRKSPDSSQEIVRQQMSQTLPIRV, from the exons AAACCCTTATGGACAGTCGGTGGGCAACCACAGAGCTGGCATGGACCACGTTCCCAGAGAGCGgg TGGGAGGAGGTGAGCGGCTACGACGACTCCATGAGCCCAATCAGAACCTACCAGGTGTGTAATGTCCGACAGCCCAACCAGAACAACTGGCTCAGGACGGACTTTATCCCCCGTAAAGGTGTGCTGCGCGTCTACGTGGAGCTCAAGTTCTCTGTCCGCGACTGCGCCAGCATCCCCAACATCCCTGGCTCCTGCAAAGAGACCTTCAATCTGTTCTACTACGAGTCGGAGGGGGACACGGCTACAGACGCCAGCCCTCTGTGGAGGGAGAACCCCTACGTGAAGGTGGACACTATCGCCCCGGATGAGAGCTTCTCTCTGCTGGAGGCGGGCAGGATCAACACCAAAGTGCGCAGCTTCGGCCCGCTCTCCAGGGCCGGCTTCTATCTGGCGTTCCAGGACCTGGGCGCCTGCATGTCTCTCATCTCCGTCAGGGTTTTCTTCAAGAAGTGCTCCACCACCATTGCCAACTTCGCCGTCTTCCCAGAGACCGCGACGGGTGCCGAAGCCACCTCCTTGGTGATCGCCCCCGGAGCGTGTGTGACCAACGCCATGGAGGTGTCCGTCCCCCTGAAGTTGTACTGCAACGGGGACGGCGAGTGGATGGTCCCCGTGGGCTCGTGCACCTGCGTCGCTGGCTTTGAACCTTCGGCGGACGGCACTCAGTGCCAGG CTTGCATCTCTGGGACCTTCAAATCCAAATTCGGGGAGGGATCCTGCGCTCCCTGCCCGTCCAACAGTCGCACCAGTGCTCGAGGAGCCAATATTTGTCCCTGCCAGAATGGTTTCTACCGGGCTGACAGCGACCCCCCTGACTCTGCCTGCACCA cgaTCCCCTCGGCGCCTCGTAACGTTATATCCAGCGTGAACGAGACCTCGCTGTCCTTGGAGTGGGAGGAGCCCGAGGACACGGGCGGGAGGAGCGACCTCGTCTACAACGTGGTGTGCAAGAAGTGCCTGCGGGACCGGAGCCCCTGCACGCGCTGCGACGACAACGTGGACATCGCTCCTCGCCGGCTGGGGCTGAGGCAGAGGAAGGTGGTGGTGCGTAACCTGCAGGCTCACACCCGCTACAGCTTCGAGGTGCAGGCGGTCAACGGGGTTTCTGGGAAGAACCCCGCCTCGCCCAGATACTCCACGGTCAACATCACCACCAACCAAGCCG CACCCTCAGCAGTGCCCACCGTCCATCTGATGCGCTCCACCTCGGACACTCTCAGCTTGTCGTGGCTGCCCCCTGAGAAACCCAACGGGGTCATCCTCGACTACGAGATTAAATACCATGAGAGG GGCCAGGCGATGTCCCACACCGTAACAGCCCAGCACAGCTCATCCAAAGTGGAGGGTCTGAGGGCCGCCACGCCATACGTGGTGCAGGTCAGAGCTCGCACTGTCGCCGGATACGGACGCTACAGCAACCCCATGGACTTCAGCACCAGCCTCCACA GTGACCCTCAGAAGTCGGTGCAGGACCAGCTGCCTCTCATCATCGGCTCTGCCTCCGCGGGTCTGGTGGTCATTGTTGCCTTGGTGGTTATCGCCGTTGTCTGCCTTAA GAAGCAGCGCAGCGGCTCGGAGCTGGAGTACACTGAGAAACTGCAGCAATACA TTTCTCCAGGGGTCAAAGTGTACATCGACCCTTTCACCTACGAGGACCCCAACGACGCCATCCACGAGTTTGCCAAAGAGATAGACATCTCCTGCGTGAAAATAGAAGAAGTCATCGGTGCAG GTGAATTCGGGGAGGTGTGCCGCGGACGTCTAAAGCAGCCCGGTCGCAGGGAGATGGTCGTGGCGATTAAGACGCTGAAGGCCGGCTACACAGAGCGCCAGAGGCGTGACTTCCTCGCCGAGGCCTCGATCATGGGCCAGTTCGACCACCCCAACGTGATCCGGCTGGAGGGCGTCCTGACGCGGAGCTGCCCCGTCCTCATCATCACAGAATTCATGGAGAACGGAGCGCTCGATTCCTTCCTCAGG CTGAACGACGGGCGCTTCACGATGACACAGCTGGTCGGGATGCTGCGTGGCATCGCCGCGGGGATGAAGTACCTGTCGGACATGAACTACGTGCACCGAGACCTCGCCGCCCGGAACATCCTGGTCAACAGCAACTTGGTCTGCAAGGTCTCCGACTTCGGCCTGTCGCGCTTCCTGGATGACACTTCTGCTGACCCCACTTACACGAGCTCCCTA GGAGGAAAGATTCCCATCCGGTGGACGGCGCCAGAGGCCATCGCCTTCAGGAAGTTCACCTCCGCCAGCGACGTATGGAGTTACGGCATCGTCATGTGGGAGGTGGTGTCCTACGGGGAGAGGCCATACTGGGACATGAGCAACCAGGAT GTGATGACGGCGGTAGAGCAGGACTACCGGCTGCCTCCGCCTATGGACTGTCCCATGGTGCTGCACCAGCTGATGCTCGAGTGCTGGATGAAGGAGAGGAACCTGAGGCCCAAGTTCTCCCGCATCGTCAGCACCCTGGACAAGCTGCTTCGCAACGCCGCCAGCCTCAAAGTGGTGACCAGCACCTACTCAGG